TGCTACCTTTTAGTTGTTGTTATTTATTATTTAATTACTATTTTAATGGAGAGAATAATGAGTTTTTAAGATTATTAACAACTACTAATTATTTGCTAACCATTATTTCTATGACTGGATATTTTTTGGCTTTCTATTTCAGAAAGAAGTATCTAAAATTAGAAAATGCTATGTTAAATGATGAATTATTATATTTACTATGGATCATTTATTGCATCTGTTGGGTTTTTATTATAGTTTCATTTTTGGAAAGCATTAATGTCATTGATGTATTAAATTTCAATCCACTCTATTTAGTTAACATGCTGATTGGTGGTGTCTTTCTGATTGGATTGTATTATGTTGTCGAAAATAAGAAAGAGGCTAAAAGAGTTTACGAAACATTTCCAAATGCGTTAGAAAACTCCAAGATAATGGAAGAATATGAAAAAGCGGTGCATGTTTATTTGACCGAATCAAAATTATTCCTGAAACAAGGTATTTCTCTTAAATTGCTTTCTGAAAAGATAAACATACCAAAGCATCAATTGTCAATACTGTTCAATTCCTATATGCATAAAAGTTTTTACGTATTAATTAGCGAGTATAGAATAAAATATGCAAAAAAACTTATCAAAGAGAATAGCAATTTAACCATAGAATCGATTGCCTTCGAGTGTGGTTTTAATAGCAAATCGACCTTTAATAAGTATTTTAAGGAATACACGGGCTGTTTGCCTTCGGAGTACCGATGTCTTATATAACTATTTCATAAGAAACGTTTGCAATGATTTTAAAAATTTGTTTACTACTTATTCTTTTTTTCTGCTGTGCTGGTTTGTGGTATATTGTTAAAAATAAAGAAAGTTTTTTTTTCTATAAAGTAGTATGCCTTTATCTGATTTTGTTTTTTATACAATGTTTTCATATTTTGTTATGCGAACTCTTTACATCTGATATTGCCTATATAAGTACCTCTGGAGCTTATAATTTATTATATG
The nucleotide sequence above comes from Flavobacterium branchiarum. Encoded proteins:
- a CDS encoding AraC family transcriptional regulator, which produces MQKSTTYIKFSLVFLSLHFVSFYFLPLPLALFYGPIMYGIIYRIPAKAFAFHLVLPFSCCYLLFNYYFNGENNEFLRLLTTTNYLLTIISMTGYFLAFYFRKKYLKLENAMLNDELLYLLWIIYCICWVFIIVSFLESINVIDVLNFNPLYLVNMLIGGVFLIGLYYVVENKKEAKRVYETFPNALENSKIMEEYEKAVHVYLTESKLFLKQGISLKLLSEKINIPKHQLSILFNSYMHKSFYVLISEYRIKYAKKLIKENSNLTIESIAFECGFNSKSTFNKYFKEYTGCLPSEYRCLI